A genomic stretch from Paraburkholderia dioscoreae includes:
- a CDS encoding PepSY-associated TM helix domain-containing protein, producing MSTTATTTIADARRAPPATSAAHPGYRTLWRWHFYAGLFVMPFLVVLAITGTLYCFQPQIEPLLYPERLIVAPQAVPRLPAEALLAKARSAMPRGASAVTAVVDSDPRRSAEFVFRLADGSKQSVYVNPYTGAVLGTLSVERRFMQVDRMLHRKLLLGKPGELLMELAACWTLVMIGTGVALWWPREKTTARRALLPRFTLKGRTLWKNIHTVMGIWLALGAIAFVLTGLPWTGSWGKQFKALATAANLGAPPGSWGGLALRSTLPGTGDMQVAEADTRAQNAARDEHAGHSGHHTAAAGMDSMPGMVMDDLPLPLTPWAVGNTPVPNSASAGASPAHPLPLGRVVALAASLGVTDGYNIVLPTSMTGVYTVSYFPADPKDERTLYIDQYNGAILKDIRYSDYGAVSKAVSYGTSLHMGRYFGLANQLLCTAISLGLAAMAVTGCVMWWKRRPQRSLSAPSRERAAPPMRGWKTGLVLLGVVFPLMGATLLAVWLMDRAIFGRERART from the coding sequence ATGTCCACCACCGCTACCACCACTATCGCTGACGCACGACGCGCGCCCCCTGCGACCAGCGCGGCTCACCCCGGCTATCGCACGCTCTGGCGCTGGCATTTTTATGCGGGCCTCTTCGTCATGCCGTTTCTGGTCGTGCTGGCGATCACCGGCACTCTATATTGCTTCCAGCCGCAGATCGAACCACTGCTTTATCCGGAACGTCTGATCGTCGCACCCCAAGCCGTGCCCAGGCTGCCCGCAGAAGCGCTGCTCGCCAAAGCGCGTTCGGCCATGCCGCGGGGCGCATCCGCGGTGACCGCCGTCGTCGATAGCGACCCGCGGCGCAGCGCCGAATTCGTCTTCCGTCTCGCGGACGGCAGTAAACAGAGCGTCTATGTGAACCCCTACACCGGTGCAGTGCTGGGCACGCTGAGCGTCGAGCGGCGCTTCATGCAGGTGGACCGGATGCTTCATCGCAAGCTGTTGCTCGGCAAACCCGGCGAGCTGCTGATGGAACTCGCCGCATGCTGGACGCTTGTGATGATCGGCACCGGCGTCGCCCTGTGGTGGCCGCGTGAGAAAACCACGGCACGTAGGGCGCTATTGCCGCGTTTCACACTGAAGGGCCGCACGCTATGGAAAAACATCCACACTGTGATGGGCATCTGGCTCGCGCTCGGCGCAATTGCGTTCGTGTTGACGGGGCTGCCCTGGACGGGATCGTGGGGCAAGCAGTTCAAGGCACTCGCAACCGCAGCGAATCTCGGCGCGCCGCCGGGTTCCTGGGGTGGCCTGGCGTTGCGTTCGACCCTGCCTGGTACGGGCGACATGCAAGTCGCCGAAGCCGACACGCGTGCGCAAAACGCGGCGCGTGACGAGCATGCCGGGCACAGCGGCCACCATACCGCCGCAGCCGGCATGGACTCGATGCCCGGCATGGTGATGGACGACCTGCCTCTGCCGCTCACGCCCTGGGCGGTCGGCAACACGCCGGTACCCAACTCCGCTTCCGCCGGCGCAAGCCCGGCGCACCCACTGCCGCTCGGACGCGTGGTCGCGCTGGCCGCATCGCTCGGTGTGACGGACGGCTATAACATCGTGCTGCCGACCTCCATGACCGGCGTCTACACCGTGTCGTACTTTCCGGCCGACCCGAAAGACGAACGCACGCTGTACATCGACCAATACAACGGCGCGATCCTGAAGGACATTCGCTATAGCGACTACGGCGCGGTGTCGAAGGCGGTGTCGTATGGCACGTCGCTGCATATGGGCCGTTATTTCGGCCTCGCCAACCAGCTTCTCTGCACCGCTATTTCTCTGGGGCTGGCGGCAATGGCCGTCACCGGATGCGTGATGTGGTGGAAGCGTCGGCCGCAACGCTCGCTCAGCGCGCCGTCGCGCGAACGGGCCGCGCCGCCCATGCGCGGCTGGAAAACCGGCCTCGTTCTGCTCGGCGTCGTGTTCCCGTTGATGGGCGCCACGCTGCTCGCGGTGTGGCTCATGGATCGCGCGATCTTCGGCCGGGAACGCGCGCGGACCTAG
- a CDS encoding methyltransferase family protein, producing the protein MTPTTSLQDLPLAVSTQSTSATSAVPATAGNEGGVRHALVEVATRVGAATMLSLFACAAIAQWWAAPSRITLLLLVVAACFTVGLSLFTRVPTRRDWRPFAFICSMGGTYYFLAVRLAPGAQLVPETIGAALQLLGIFWQLFAKASLRRSFGILPANRGVVSRGAYRFVRHPMYLGYFVTDIGFLLVNFGLQNLLVYGCQFALQVGRIVSEEQILSADEGYRTYKDRVRYRVIPGVF; encoded by the coding sequence ATGACTCCGACGACATCTCTGCAAGACCTGCCCCTCGCGGTCAGCACGCAAAGCACTTCGGCTACGAGTGCCGTGCCTGCAACTGCAGGCAATGAAGGCGGCGTGCGTCACGCGCTGGTGGAAGTGGCCACGCGCGTGGGCGCCGCGACCATGCTGAGCCTGTTCGCGTGTGCCGCGATTGCGCAGTGGTGGGCGGCGCCGTCGCGGATCACGCTGTTGTTGCTGGTGGTCGCGGCATGTTTCACGGTGGGCTTGTCGCTTTTCACGAGGGTGCCCACCAGGCGCGACTGGCGGCCGTTCGCTTTCATCTGTTCGATGGGCGGCACCTACTACTTTCTGGCCGTGCGTCTCGCGCCCGGCGCGCAACTCGTGCCGGAGACTATCGGCGCCGCGCTGCAACTGCTGGGGATTTTCTGGCAGCTGTTCGCCAAGGCTTCGCTGCGCCGCTCGTTCGGCATCCTGCCGGCCAACCGCGGTGTCGTATCGCGCGGAGCCTATCGCTTCGTGCGCCATCCCATGTACCTCGGCTACTTCGTGACCGACATCGGCTTTCTGCTGGTGAACTTCGGTTTGCAGAATCTGCTGGTATACGGCTGCCAGTTCGCGCTGCAGGTGGGGCGCATCGTGAGCGAGGAGCAGATTCTCTCAGCGGACGAGGGGTATCGGACCTATAAAGACCGCGTACGTTACCGCGTGATTCCGGGCGTGTTCTAG
- a CDS encoding vWA domain-containing protein, translating to MKTTVACRRRQRGSVSIIVAVSLIALLGILGLAVDSGLGYVIKARLDAATDGAVIAAGEAVTRGSNQTEQTNNAQQAATAFFTANYPAGFLGSSVAAGTPSIVFDAGTVTIGMTAQASVPVSFSKVLGFKVLNVSSTSQAIRKTLDMAFVIDTTGSLNTSGVPAAVRSNAVAFLNNFDVTNDRVALMHFAYGTVVDVPFSGNARGFDRTTMTADINKYTFNGSTNSAEAIWNARNQLNTVISQPSSLRVIVFFSDGAPNSFSSFFTTNQSGCNKSAGTIASPDSTGTMSGLYNMNALNQTLGSPCFQSNVTKLVTAMPKWYNAHDVNEKTFPIWPVTAPRAVPNGNVTYVNVNRASRNLLEAMASAARDEGTYVFTLGYGPELVQPAGPDNELGQDVLKCMANTADSLSRCYNPKQPVGVYCYAATPADLKPCFSQLASQILRISK from the coding sequence ATGAAAACAACAGTGGCATGCAGAAGACGGCAGAGGGGATCGGTCAGTATCATCGTCGCGGTGTCGCTGATTGCGTTGCTGGGTATTCTCGGTCTTGCGGTGGATTCCGGCCTCGGCTACGTGATCAAGGCACGCCTCGACGCCGCCACCGACGGCGCGGTGATCGCGGCCGGCGAAGCGGTCACGCGCGGCAGCAACCAGACGGAGCAGACCAATAACGCGCAGCAGGCGGCAACGGCTTTTTTTACGGCGAACTATCCGGCGGGTTTTCTGGGTTCGAGCGTGGCAGCGGGCACGCCGTCGATCGTATTCGACGCGGGCACGGTAACGATCGGCATGACCGCACAGGCGAGCGTACCGGTCAGCTTTTCGAAGGTGCTCGGCTTCAAGGTGCTGAACGTGAGCTCGACTTCGCAGGCGATTCGCAAGACTCTGGACATGGCGTTTGTGATCGATACGACGGGTTCGCTGAACACCTCCGGCGTGCCGGCCGCCGTACGCTCGAATGCGGTGGCATTCCTCAATAATTTCGACGTGACCAACGATCGCGTGGCGCTCATGCACTTCGCCTACGGCACCGTGGTCGATGTTCCGTTCAGCGGCAATGCGCGCGGTTTCGATCGCACGACGATGACCGCCGACATCAACAAATACACCTTCAATGGCAGCACCAATTCGGCCGAAGCGATCTGGAACGCGCGCAACCAGTTGAACACGGTGATCTCGCAGCCGTCCAGTTTACGGGTGATCGTGTTTTTCTCGGACGGCGCACCGAACAGCTTCTCCTCTTTCTTCACGACCAATCAGAGCGGCTGCAACAAAAGCGCCGGCACGATTGCGAGCCCGGACAGCACGGGCACGATGTCCGGGCTGTACAACATGAACGCGCTCAACCAGACGCTCGGCTCGCCGTGTTTTCAGAGCAACGTGACCAAGCTCGTGACGGCCATGCCGAAGTGGTACAACGCCCACGACGTCAACGAGAAAACCTTCCCGATCTGGCCCGTGACCGCGCCGCGTGCCGTGCCGAACGGCAACGTCACCTATGTGAACGTCAACCGTGCGTCGCGCAATCTGCTCGAAGCGATGGCATCGGCGGCGCGCGATGAGGGCACCTACGTGTTCACGCTCGGCTATGGACCCGAGCTGGTGCAACCCGCCGGGCCTGACAATGAACTCGGCCAGGACGTACTCAAATGCATGGCCAACACCGCCGACTCGTTATCGCGCTGCTACAACCCGAAACAGCCGGTCGGCGTGTATTGCTACGCTGCAACGCCGGCCGATCTGAAGCCGTGTTTTTCGCAACTGGCTTCGCAAATCCTCCGCATTTCCAAGTGA
- a CDS encoding TadE family protein produces the protein MRTRSLRSRRASRGIVSVEMALLLPMLVALALPVYDIARNIQAQMILINVSREGASLSSRASLTYPMQTIMSSLTATTPPLNMTAHGMIYITEIMGNNNCDSSGNNCTGVVVAQYRWNGGNYYPASQLWSCGNSGTRWATDGSGGCSGIPAAGSTSPVVNLLQGKLSDGQIAYVVEAFYLQTPLIGSLNLGGGIKTPALSPNLYAMTVF, from the coding sequence ATGCGCACACGTTCCCTGCGAAGCCGCCGCGCGTCCAGAGGCATTGTCAGCGTGGAAATGGCGCTGTTACTGCCGATGCTGGTGGCACTCGCGCTACCGGTATACGACATTGCCCGCAACATCCAGGCGCAGATGATTCTGATCAACGTCAGCCGCGAAGGCGCGAGTCTGTCCTCGCGCGCGTCGCTCACTTATCCGATGCAGACCATCATGTCTTCGCTGACCGCCACTACGCCGCCGTTGAACATGACGGCGCACGGCATGATCTATATCACCGAGATCATGGGCAACAATAACTGCGACAGCAGCGGCAATAACTGTACGGGCGTGGTGGTCGCGCAATACCGCTGGAATGGCGGCAACTACTATCCGGCGAGCCAGTTGTGGAGCTGCGGCAATAGCGGCACGCGCTGGGCGACCGACGGCAGCGGCGGCTGCAGTGGAATTCCGGCAGCGGGGAGCACGTCGCCGGTGGTGAACCTGCTGCAAGGCAAGCTCTCCGACGGTCAGATCGCTTACGTGGTGGAGGCGTTCTATCTGCAAACGCCGCTGATCGGTTCGCTGAATCTAGGCGGTGGCATCAAAACGCCCGCGCTCTCGCCGAATCTCTATGCAATGACGGTGTTCTGA
- a CDS encoding TadE/TadG family type IV pilus assembly protein: MKAARRKSIANAEARAKKRGLTRRQRGVATIEFALIAPLLFLLLCIAMDLGIALWVNLTMQYAVREGARYSVTGQANLDPNATNQQRYLAVVQEIRNSSMGLYSLVSPTYVITINGASQTYSTQTSYSTGMFGNPGDIVVLQINCIWPLLTPLVKPFFANGKFTFSVAATMRNEGF; this comes from the coding sequence ATGAAAGCCGCTCGCCGGAAGTCCATTGCTAACGCAGAGGCGCGCGCAAAGAAGCGCGGCCTCACGCGCAGGCAGCGCGGCGTTGCCACGATCGAATTCGCGTTGATCGCACCGCTGCTATTCCTGCTGCTGTGTATCGCGATGGATCTCGGCATTGCGCTGTGGGTCAATCTGACCATGCAATACGCGGTGCGGGAAGGCGCGCGCTACTCGGTAACGGGCCAGGCCAATCTCGATCCGAATGCGACCAACCAGCAGCGTTATCTGGCTGTCGTGCAGGAGATCAGGAATAGTTCGATGGGCCTCTATTCGCTCGTCTCGCCCACCTACGTGATCACCATCAACGGGGCGAGCCAAACCTATAGCACGCAGACGAGTTACAGCACCGGCATGTTCGGCAATCCCGGCGACATTGTGGTGCTGCAGATCAATTGCATCTGGCCGCTTCTCACGCCGCTGGTCAAGCCGTTCTTCGCCAACGGCAAGTTCACCTTCAGCGTCGCGGCGACGATGCGCAACGAGGGGTTCTGA
- a CDS encoding sterol desaturase family protein — protein MFASSPLPDLLNHSSLWLRAYALALVMMAVGAALERRWPAARLQSRAAQRFNVAYAGIYLAMVEAMKPLTAAASIAIVNALGGGMVVLNSHGWGALASFAIVLLTIDVLEYAFHRLQHTWPVLWKLHSLHHSAVEFNVTVTWRHHWVEFFIRGCLLYPLVGVLFKVEPWIVGSTSIVFMVGNYFAHLNLRVDLGRYITWVNNPQYHRLHHSSRSEHFDLNFTQLLPLWDHLFDTQWVPSRKEWPATGLDDGAQPHSLLQAFCWPLRVHAGRGAGFGGKAVPVLDKETK, from the coding sequence ATGTTCGCATCCAGCCCGCTTCCCGATCTGCTGAACCACTCAAGCTTGTGGCTGCGCGCGTACGCGCTCGCTCTCGTGATGATGGCCGTGGGCGCGGCGCTGGAGCGGCGCTGGCCCGCCGCGCGGCTGCAATCGCGCGCCGCGCAGCGCTTCAACGTGGCCTATGCCGGCATCTATCTGGCGATGGTGGAAGCAATGAAGCCGTTGACGGCGGCAGCGAGCATTGCGATCGTGAATGCGTTGGGTGGCGGCATGGTGGTGCTCAATTCGCACGGGTGGGGCGCGTTGGCTTCGTTCGCGATCGTGCTGTTGACCATCGATGTGCTCGAATACGCGTTTCACCGTTTGCAGCACACGTGGCCGGTGCTGTGGAAGCTGCATTCGCTGCACCATAGCGCCGTCGAGTTCAATGTCACGGTCACGTGGCGGCACCACTGGGTGGAATTCTTCATCAGGGGCTGTTTGCTCTATCCGCTCGTCGGCGTGCTGTTCAAGGTCGAGCCGTGGATTGTCGGTTCGACCTCGATCGTGTTCATGGTCGGCAATTATTTTGCGCATCTGAATCTGCGCGTGGACCTGGGCCGCTACATCACGTGGGTCAACAATCCGCAGTATCACCGCCTGCATCATTCGAGCCGCAGCGAGCATTTCGACCTTAACTTCACGCAATTGCTGCCGCTGTGGGATCACCTGTTCGACACACAGTGGGTGCCGTCCAGAAAAGAGTGGCCGGCCACCGGTCTCGACGACGGCGCGCAACCTCATTCGCTATTGCAAGCGTTCTGCTGGCCGCTGCGCGTGCACGCCGGACGCGGTGCGGGTTTCGGCGGCAAGGCGGTGCCGGTGCTGGACAAGGAGACGAAATGA
- a CDS encoding type II secretion system F family protein: protein MKIEQIAMLGVMFLIVFGAALKAMTLLLRPDPVQRRIEELAQPGVASEADAGAEKNWVETVTKVSERVARLSLPKEDWDKSALRLRFANAGIRTPSAPAIYFAAKTVLALSLPAVALIFFGNAFEADQRIYLLLTVLAASALGFYLPNLVMTRLVESRQRKLFEDLPDALDLMTVCVEAGLGLDAAMMRVTQEIGVKSHALKDEFDMVLLELRAGSGRDKALRNLSLRTGVEDIDTLAAMLIQADRFGTSVGDSLRVYTDNLRTKRRLRAEELAAKIALKLLFPLMFFIFPTLLAVLVGPSAIQIVRQLFPAINTMAGG, encoded by the coding sequence ATGAAAATAGAACAGATCGCGATGCTGGGGGTGATGTTCCTGATCGTGTTCGGCGCGGCGCTCAAGGCGATGACGCTGCTGCTGCGGCCCGATCCGGTACAACGGCGCATCGAGGAACTCGCGCAGCCGGGCGTCGCCAGTGAAGCCGATGCCGGCGCCGAGAAGAACTGGGTCGAGACGGTGACGAAGGTGTCCGAACGGGTAGCCAGACTGTCGCTGCCGAAAGAGGACTGGGACAAGTCTGCACTGCGTCTGCGCTTTGCGAATGCGGGCATCCGCACGCCGTCCGCGCCGGCGATCTATTTTGCTGCGAAGACGGTGCTGGCGCTCTCGCTGCCGGCGGTGGCGCTGATTTTCTTCGGCAACGCCTTCGAAGCCGATCAGCGTATCTATCTGCTGCTGACGGTGCTGGCCGCGTCGGCGCTCGGCTTCTATCTGCCGAATCTCGTGATGACGCGCCTCGTTGAAAGCCGTCAGCGCAAGCTCTTCGAAGATCTGCCCGATGCGCTCGATCTGATGACCGTGTGCGTGGAAGCAGGCCTCGGCCTCGACGCGGCGATGATGCGCGTCACCCAGGAAATCGGCGTGAAGAGCCACGCGCTGAAAGACGAATTCGACATGGTGTTGCTGGAATTGCGCGCCGGCTCGGGACGCGACAAGGCGTTGCGCAACCTGTCGCTGCGCACCGGCGTGGAAGACATCGACACACTCGCCGCCATGCTGATCCAGGCGGACCGCTTCGGCACCAGCGTCGGCGATTCGCTGCGTGTGTATACCGACAACCTGCGCACCAAACGCCGCTTGCGCGCGGAAGAACTGGCTGCCAAGATCGCCTTGAAGCTCCTGTTTCCGCTGATGTTTTTTATTTTTCCGACGCTGCTGGCCGTGCTGGTCGGTCCGTCGGCGATCCAGATCGTGCGCCAGCTGTTCCCGGCCATCAACACGATGGCGGGTGGTTGA
- a CDS encoding type II secretion system F family protein, giving the protein MNTSFIGFAVLAFLAVVLSIEGVYLFWTSHHSKGVKRMDERIRALSAGGNVSSEQLSILKRRMLSDSPFVTSLLLRMPRVHALDRQLQQSGLKWSVARFIAYTLLSALTGAFAGFVLHVPAPVLGVFAAVAGLLPTMIVRRKRVRRILQLERQLPDAADLIARALRAGHSFPATLGMVGQELPDPLGGEFALVFDEINYGVSMNDALLNMVSRVPVEDLRYFVIAVLIQREAGGNLAEILGSISGIIRERLKLLGKVRVLSAEGRLSAWVLAVLPFAILGLLTVLNPGYISVFWKDPAGVQLAGVAITMMLFGILWMRKIVRIHI; this is encoded by the coding sequence ATGAACACGTCGTTTATCGGCTTTGCGGTGCTGGCGTTTCTCGCGGTCGTGCTGTCCATCGAGGGCGTTTATCTGTTCTGGACCAGCCATCATAGCAAGGGCGTGAAGCGCATGGACGAGCGTATTCGCGCGCTTTCCGCTGGCGGCAACGTGAGCAGCGAGCAGCTCTCGATTCTCAAGCGGCGCATGCTGAGCGACTCGCCGTTCGTCACCAGCCTGCTGCTGCGCATGCCGCGCGTGCACGCGCTCGACCGGCAGTTGCAGCAATCCGGGCTGAAGTGGTCGGTCGCGCGCTTTATCGCTTATACGTTGTTGAGCGCGCTCACAGGCGCGTTTGCCGGTTTCGTGCTGCACGTGCCCGCGCCGGTGCTGGGCGTGTTCGCCGCGGTGGCCGGCCTGTTGCCGACCATGATTGTGCGCCGCAAGCGCGTGAGGCGCATATTGCAACTCGAACGCCAATTGCCCGATGCGGCCGATCTGATCGCCCGTGCGCTGCGCGCCGGGCACTCGTTTCCGGCCACGCTCGGCATGGTCGGCCAGGAGCTGCCCGATCCGCTCGGCGGCGAATTCGCGCTGGTGTTCGACGAGATCAACTACGGCGTTTCGATGAACGACGCGCTCCTGAACATGGTGAGCCGCGTGCCGGTCGAGGATCTGCGCTACTTCGTGATCGCCGTGCTGATCCAGCGCGAGGCGGGCGGCAATCTGGCGGAGATTCTCGGGTCTATCAGCGGCATCATCCGCGAGCGGCTCAAGCTGCTCGGCAAGGTGCGTGTGCTGTCGGCGGAAGGACGCCTGTCGGCCTGGGTGCTCGCCGTGTTGCCGTTCGCGATTCTCGGGCTGCTGACGGTGCTCAATCCCGGCTATATCAGCGTGTTCTGGAAAGACCCGGCCGGCGTGCAGCTCGCCGGCGTGGCGATCACCATGATGCTGTTCGGCATCTTGTGGATGCGCAAGATCGTGCGCATCCATATCTAG
- a CDS encoding CpaF family protein yields the protein MSLREQLMIQSGTLPFDSTSPAAAAGAAAESLAARRAYQQLKMNIHQAIIDRVELDKLQRLSPEQIRRELAQLVERIVDEDKIPMNELERRRLAQDVHDEMVGLGPLEPLLNDPTISDILVNTSQHVYVERCGRLEHTDVTFYDDAHLMKIIERIVSRVGRRIDESTPMVDARLPDGSRVNAIIPPSAIDGPLVSIRRFAVNPLTVTDMVNNQSFTPAMAQLLEALIKAKLNVLISGGTGSGKTTLLNLLSGFIPEDERVVTIEDAAELQMRQQHVLRLETRPPNIEGKGEISQRSLVRNALRMRPDRIVLGEVRGAEALDMLHAMNTGHEGSMATLHANTPRDALTRLENMVGMAGLTMPIKAIRQQIASAITVVVQASRLTDGRRKLMSIQEVTGMEGDIINMQEIFTFKRTGVDENGLIKGYFCASGVRPKFCDRLAGFGIVLPDQMFDPARRFEV from the coding sequence ATGTCATTGCGCGAACAGTTGATGATCCAGAGCGGCACCCTGCCGTTCGACAGCACCAGTCCCGCGGCAGCCGCCGGCGCGGCCGCCGAAAGCCTCGCGGCGCGGCGCGCGTATCAGCAGCTCAAGATGAACATTCATCAGGCGATCATCGACCGGGTGGAGCTCGACAAGCTGCAACGCCTGTCTCCTGAGCAGATCAGGCGTGAACTCGCGCAACTGGTGGAGCGGATCGTCGACGAAGACAAGATTCCGATGAATGAACTCGAGCGCCGGCGTCTTGCCCAGGACGTGCACGACGAAATGGTCGGTCTCGGTCCGCTCGAACCCTTGCTCAACGATCCGACCATCTCCGACATTCTGGTGAACACGTCGCAACACGTCTACGTGGAACGGTGCGGCCGTCTCGAACATACCGACGTGACTTTCTACGACGACGCGCATCTCATGAAGATCATCGAGCGCATTGTCTCGCGCGTGGGTCGCCGCATCGACGAATCCACGCCGATGGTCGATGCGCGCCTGCCCGACGGCTCGCGCGTCAACGCGATTATTCCGCCGTCCGCGATCGACGGACCGCTGGTGTCGATTCGCCGCTTCGCGGTGAATCCGCTCACCGTCACCGACATGGTGAACAACCAGAGCTTCACGCCCGCGATGGCGCAACTGCTCGAAGCGCTGATCAAGGCGAAGCTGAACGTGCTGATTTCGGGTGGCACGGGCAGCGGCAAGACCACGCTGCTCAATCTGCTGTCCGGCTTCATTCCCGAGGACGAGCGAGTCGTGACGATCGAAGACGCGGCCGAATTGCAGATGCGCCAGCAGCATGTGCTGCGGCTCGAAACCCGGCCGCCGAATATCGAAGGTAAGGGTGAAATCTCGCAGCGCTCGCTGGTGCGCAATGCGCTGCGGATGCGCCCGGACCGCATCGTGCTTGGCGAAGTGCGTGGCGCCGAAGCGCTCGACATGCTACACGCCATGAACACCGGCCACGAGGGCTCGATGGCGACGCTGCACGCGAACACGCCGCGCGACGCGCTCACCCGCCTGGAGAACATGGTCGGCATGGCGGGGCTGACGATGCCGATCAAGGCGATCCGTCAGCAGATCGCCTCGGCGATCACGGTGGTGGTGCAGGCTTCGCGCCTGACCGACGGACGCCGCAAGCTGATGAGCATTCAGGAAGTCACCGGCATGGAAGGCGACATCATCAACATGCAGGAGATTTTCACGTTCAAGCGTACCGGTGTCGATGAAAACGGCCTGATTAAAGGCTATTTCTGCGCGAGCGGCGTGCGGCCGAAATTCTGCGACCGGCTGGCGGGCTTCGGCATCGTGTTGCCGGACCAGATGTTCGATCCGGCACGGCGTTTCGAAGTATGA
- a CDS encoding AAA family ATPase: MIDTLLISSSSERAPLIAARLEASGIAFRLRTLHGTAKQLRVHASAIKGADLLIVDDAELTPRDLSGVEELLSHLPNLHCMLVTPTPSTTLLMAAMRVGVRHVLSWPLDDGEIADALAHVSAKKHAGVRRDGRVVSFTSCKGGSGTTLIAVNLAYALAALRDKRVLLIDLNQQFADASLLVADKAPPATLADLCSQIDRLDAAFFEACVMHVHANLDVLAGAGDPVKSGELRAAHLERILTLVREQYDAVLIDVGQNINPLAIHALDHSDSICMVVRQNILYLHAGRRMLDIFRELGYPASKVKVIVNQYDKNARIDLATLEETFGAKVAHHLPRDEKQATEALNHGVPLVNGAKGGALAQGISQLAALLWPLPVVARKSVLGRLFPGRPNSPPQLKPGH; this comes from the coding sequence ATGATCGACACTCTTCTGATTTCGTCCAGCAGCGAGCGTGCGCCGCTGATCGCGGCGCGTCTCGAAGCGAGCGGCATTGCGTTTCGTCTGCGTACGCTGCACGGTACGGCGAAGCAGTTGCGCGTGCACGCCTCGGCGATCAAGGGCGCCGATCTGCTGATCGTCGACGACGCCGAGTTGACGCCGCGCGATCTGAGCGGCGTCGAGGAACTGCTGTCCCATCTGCCGAATCTTCATTGCATGCTGGTGACGCCCACGCCGTCGACCACGCTGTTGATGGCGGCAATGCGCGTCGGCGTACGGCACGTGCTGTCCTGGCCGCTCGACGACGGCGAGATCGCCGACGCGCTCGCCCACGTCTCGGCGAAGAAACACGCAGGCGTGCGCCGCGACGGCCGCGTGGTGTCGTTCACTTCCTGCAAGGGCGGCAGCGGCACCACATTGATCGCCGTCAATCTTGCTTACGCACTCGCCGCGTTGCGCGACAAGCGCGTACTGCTGATCGACCTGAACCAGCAATTCGCCGACGCGAGTCTGCTGGTCGCCGACAAAGCGCCGCCTGCCACGCTCGCGGATCTGTGCTCGCAGATCGACCGCCTCGACGCCGCGTTCTTCGAAGCCTGCGTGATGCACGTGCACGCGAATCTCGACGTATTGGCCGGCGCGGGCGATCCGGTCAAGTCCGGCGAACTGCGCGCCGCGCATCTCGAACGGATTCTCACGCTGGTTCGCGAGCAATACGACGCGGTGCTGATCGATGTCGGCCAGAACATCAATCCGCTCGCGATCCACGCGCTCGACCACAGCGACTCGATCTGCATGGTGGTGCGGCAGAACATTCTGTACCTGCATGCGGGCCGCCGCATGCTCGACATTTTCAGGGAGCTCGGCTATCCGGCGAGCAAGGTGAAGGTGATCGTCAACCAGTACGACAAGAACGCGCGCATCGACCTGGCGACGCTGGAAGAAACGTTCGGCGCGAAGGTCGCGCATCATCTGCCGCGCGACGAAAAGCAGGCGACCGAAGCGTTGAATCACGGCGTGCCGCTCGTGAACGGCGCGAAGGGTGGCGCGCTCGCGCAGGGCATTTCGCAACTGGCCGCGCTGTTGTGGCCATTGCCCGTGGTGGCGCGCAAAAGCGTGCTTGGGCGTCTCTTTCCCGGCCGGCCGAATTCGCCGCCGCAACTGAAGCCCGGACACTGA